A single window of Archangium gephyra DNA harbors:
- a CDS encoding DUF2381 family protein, producing the protein MSNALRHWPTLLVLFVASMAGAKEREPVETNIYLSDHPRSEAPTVYVAGRIATVFRFEQPCDSARTKMLGWEGRFEPLLVGGRSVVLVPLHDIELEDRFLLLVTLADGTELPFTVKGREERVDQQVNVFRDREGSKAVLASLYDALGRERVLKEENERHRKEETSVDHAFATLLANGSVKQTPFVQDQKWLLKDGDVEMTVRVYAGKAKAAVVFQITNQHRERPWSLMEARMATVSDGESRPFALRMTQAEIAPGGSATLAVVADRSAFASEKGPVNLALELFRGDGLQQAFVLLDHRLARE; encoded by the coding sequence ATGAGCAACGCACTGCGCCACTGGCCTACCCTCCTTGTTCTGTTCGTGGCCTCCATGGCCGGGGCCAAAGAACGCGAGCCGGTCGAGACGAACATCTATCTCTCGGACCACCCAAGAAGCGAAGCGCCCACCGTGTACGTAGCTGGACGTATCGCGACCGTTTTCCGCTTCGAACAACCCTGTGACTCAGCACGAACGAAGATGCTGGGTTGGGAAGGCCGCTTCGAGCCCTTGCTGGTAGGGGGCAGGTCCGTGGTGTTGGTGCCGCTCCATGACATCGAACTCGAGGACCGATTCCTGCTGCTGGTAACGCTCGCGGACGGAACGGAGTTGCCCTTCACCGTGAAGGGACGGGAGGAGCGGGTCGACCAGCAGGTGAACGTGTTCCGTGACCGCGAGGGCTCGAAAGCCGTGCTCGCCTCCTTGTACGACGCACTCGGGAGGGAGCGGGTGCTCAAGGAGGAGAACGAGCGTCATCGCAAGGAGGAGACCTCGGTTGACCACGCCTTCGCCACGCTCCTGGCCAACGGCTCCGTGAAACAAACGCCGTTCGTTCAGGACCAGAAGTGGCTGCTCAAGGACGGGGATGTGGAGATGACTGTCCGGGTCTACGCGGGCAAAGCGAAAGCAGCGGTCGTGTTCCAGATCACCAATCAGCACCGCGAAAGACCCTGGTCGCTCATGGAGGCCCGCATGGCCACCGTGTCCGATGGAGAGTCGAGACCGTTCGCGCTTCGCATGACCCAAGCCGAGATTGCTCCCGGTGGGTCAGCAACCCTCGCCGTCGTAGCGGATAGGAGCGCCTTTGCTTCCGAGAAGGGTCCCGTCAACCTCGCCCTGGAACTCTTCCGTGGTGATGGGCTCCAGCAAGCCTTCGTTCTCCTAGACCATCGACTCGCACGTGAGTAG
- a CDS encoding PilZ domain-containing protein has translation MDRKAPRKKAPGQAEDTERTEVVPEAPPPEPARVAPPAAPAPRVEPSRRPIPTVTPSRPAPLPGRAPAAPVPGAPRSFFSPIIEVGADEELEHRHFPRARLATNFELWIDEEGDRRFTATLRSANVSVGGAFLESTFFLPMDTELRVRFSLEEGAAPVEARARIVREQRPRREDDPTGFGIRFEEFYGQTEVSLARLFLDMRLRTFAEEYLRSNRARGLPNELERVVDALAAWELLKANNPTDTWRGE, from the coding sequence ATGGACAGGAAGGCCCCTCGGAAGAAGGCTCCCGGCCAGGCAGAAGACACCGAGCGTACGGAGGTCGTCCCAGAGGCCCCGCCTCCCGAGCCGGCCCGTGTGGCTCCGCCCGCCGCACCCGCACCACGCGTGGAGCCGTCCCGCCGGCCCATTCCCACGGTGACGCCCTCGAGGCCCGCCCCGCTGCCCGGCCGTGCCCCGGCGGCTCCGGTCCCGGGCGCTCCCCGGAGCTTCTTCTCCCCCATCATCGAGGTGGGAGCGGACGAGGAGCTGGAGCACCGGCACTTCCCGCGCGCCCGGCTCGCCACGAACTTCGAGCTGTGGATCGACGAGGAGGGCGATCGGCGCTTCACCGCCACCCTGCGCTCGGCCAACGTGAGCGTGGGGGGGGCCTTCCTGGAGAGCACCTTCTTCCTGCCCATGGACACCGAGCTGCGGGTGCGCTTCTCGCTGGAGGAGGGGGCGGCACCCGTGGAGGCGCGGGCCCGGATCGTCCGCGAGCAACGGCCGCGCCGCGAGGACGACCCCACCGGCTTCGGCATCCGCTTCGAGGAGTTCTACGGACAGACGGAGGTGTCGCTGGCACGCCTCTTCCTGGACATGCGGCTGCGCACCTTCGCCGAGGAGTACCTGCGCTCCAACCGCGCCCGCGGCCTGCCCAACGAGTTGGAGCGGGTGGTGGACGCCCTGGCCGCGTGGGAGCTCCTCAAGGCCAACAACCCCACGGACACCTGGCGCGGCGAGTGA
- the mgtE gene encoding magnesium transporter codes for MLGNLLKPEFDALIAAKDWNALRDAFSEMDPADVAEVIEDLPADESGIIFRLLPRDMAALVFEYLPPHQQTEIVGTLGREQLKNLLDEMAPDDRTRLLEELPAEVTKRLLTSLSPEELKVARNLLGYPEKSAGRYMTPEYLTIPGNLTAGEALAYVRSHGQGRETLHVLYIVDEKGRLLDDVRLASLVLSDPNTKATDIHDRQLVSIPATADREEFISMFEKYDRVALPVTDSQGVLVGIITVDDVLDAAEEEATEDIQRIGGMEALEAPYLDIGIAGMLRKRVGWLTVLFVGQMFTATAMAHYQVAIEQAVFLSAFVPLIISSGGNSGSQATSLIIRALAVRDVELKDWWKVAMREASSGVALGVFLGLLGLLRILLWPQHEVIYGPHFAWVGLAVGLSVVGVVMFGTLCGSMLPFLLRRFGLDPATASAPFVATLVDVTGVVIYFTVVTTILTGRVL; via the coding sequence ATGCTGGGAAACCTCCTGAAGCCCGAGTTCGACGCGCTCATCGCCGCCAAGGACTGGAACGCCCTGCGGGATGCCTTCTCGGAGATGGATCCCGCGGACGTGGCCGAGGTCATCGAGGACCTGCCCGCCGACGAGAGCGGCATCATCTTCCGGTTGCTGCCGCGCGACATGGCGGCGCTCGTCTTCGAGTACCTGCCCCCGCACCAGCAGACGGAGATCGTCGGGACGCTGGGCCGTGAGCAGCTGAAGAACCTGCTGGACGAGATGGCGCCGGACGACCGGACCCGCCTGCTGGAGGAGCTGCCGGCCGAGGTGACGAAGCGGCTGCTCACCTCGCTGTCCCCGGAGGAGCTGAAGGTCGCCCGCAACCTGCTGGGCTACCCGGAGAAGAGCGCCGGCCGGTACATGACGCCGGAGTACCTCACCATCCCGGGCAACCTGACGGCGGGTGAGGCGCTCGCGTACGTGCGCTCCCACGGCCAGGGCCGCGAGACGCTGCACGTGCTCTACATCGTGGACGAGAAGGGGCGGCTGCTGGACGACGTGCGGCTGGCGTCGCTGGTGCTGTCGGATCCGAACACGAAGGCGACGGACATCCACGACAGGCAGCTGGTGAGCATCCCGGCCACGGCGGACCGCGAGGAGTTCATCAGCATGTTCGAGAAGTACGACCGGGTGGCGCTGCCGGTGACGGACTCGCAGGGCGTGCTGGTGGGCATCATCACCGTGGACGACGTGCTCGACGCGGCCGAGGAGGAGGCCACCGAGGACATCCAGCGCATCGGCGGTATGGAGGCCCTGGAGGCGCCCTACCTGGACATCGGGATCGCCGGCATGCTGCGCAAGCGCGTGGGCTGGCTGACGGTGCTCTTCGTGGGGCAGATGTTCACCGCCACGGCCATGGCCCACTACCAGGTCGCCATCGAGCAGGCGGTGTTCCTCAGCGCCTTCGTGCCGCTCATCATCTCCTCGGGAGGCAACTCGGGCTCCCAGGCCACCTCGCTCATCATCCGCGCGCTGGCGGTGCGAGACGTGGAGCTCAAGGACTGGTGGAAGGTGGCGATGCGGGAGGCCTCCAGCGGAGTCGCGCTGGGCGTCTTCCTGGGGCTGCTGGGCCTGTTGCGCATCCTGCTGTGGCCGCAGCACGAGGTCATCTACGGCCCCCACTTCGCGTGGGTGGGGCTGGCGGTGGGCCTGAGCGTGGTGGGCGTGGTGATGTTCGGCACGCTGTGCGGCTCGATGCTGCCCTTCCTGCTGCGGCGATTCGGGCTGGATCCGGCCACCGCCTCGGCGCCCTTCGTGGCCACGCTGGTGGACGTCACCGGCGTGGTCATCTACTTCACCGTCGTCACCACCATCCTCACCGGCCGCGTGCTCTGA
- a CDS encoding peptidylprolyl isomerase has protein sequence MKDALEPRKIAVYLFIIAIAVVFTLQFGPGSSGFGRANPAGAAPTTAAVVNGKEIPIMEFRREYVNQLQYLRSQGQPVSEAVARQFGLPQSVLDRMVNTELLAQAAERHGVKASDEEILKILQNRPDFQKDGQFDYPTYQQMLRDYYRQTPADFEEDIRRQITAQKMIGMVQSGAVVSDDEVRTRFEKEGNQARIVFARFLPSMYADKVPAPSAADLAAYRQAHEKEIKEYYEANRFVYQQPERIRARQILVKVAPDATPDVKAKAMERAQGLLKEIQGGKDFSEVAKASSDDQSTKPSGGDLGWVERGNWEPALANAAFTLEAGQVTQPVETKFGVHLVKVDEKKPAQDKSLEQVQDEIATTLYKKDKAKDTARAEAEKALAEVKGGKTISELFKPEKEQPALLRFETETRPEAVQTDTFNAASVNVPHLGPAPDMITAVFATKGPQVLDQAFPVGEGYVIAQVTERQLADDANFAQKKEELRKQAVQAKQYEVADSFLKSLRKSGEVKTNTEALDQVTGG, from the coding sequence ATGAAGGACGCTCTCGAGCCGCGGAAGATCGCCGTCTACCTCTTCATCATCGCGATCGCGGTGGTGTTCACCCTCCAGTTCGGACCTGGCAGCTCGGGGTTCGGCCGAGCCAATCCGGCGGGAGCCGCTCCGACGACCGCCGCGGTGGTCAACGGCAAGGAAATCCCGATCATGGAGTTCCGGCGGGAGTACGTGAACCAGCTGCAGTACCTGCGCTCGCAGGGCCAGCCGGTCTCCGAGGCGGTCGCCCGCCAGTTCGGTCTCCCTCAGTCCGTGCTGGACCGGATGGTGAACACGGAGCTCCTGGCCCAGGCGGCCGAGCGTCACGGGGTGAAGGCCTCGGATGAGGAGATCCTGAAGATCCTCCAGAACCGGCCCGACTTCCAGAAGGACGGCCAGTTCGACTACCCCACGTACCAGCAGATGCTCCGGGACTACTACCGGCAGACGCCCGCGGACTTCGAGGAGGACATCCGCCGCCAGATCACGGCGCAGAAGATGATCGGCATGGTGCAGAGCGGCGCGGTGGTGTCGGACGACGAGGTCCGGACGCGCTTCGAGAAGGAAGGCAACCAGGCGCGCATCGTGTTCGCCCGCTTCCTGCCCAGCATGTACGCCGACAAGGTGCCGGCCCCGAGCGCCGCGGACCTGGCCGCCTACCGGCAGGCCCACGAGAAGGAGATCAAGGAGTACTACGAGGCCAACCGCTTCGTGTACCAGCAGCCCGAGCGCATCCGCGCGCGGCAGATCCTCGTGAAGGTGGCTCCGGACGCCACGCCGGACGTGAAGGCCAAGGCGATGGAGCGCGCGCAGGGGCTGCTCAAGGAGATCCAGGGCGGCAAGGACTTCTCCGAGGTGGCCAAGGCGAGCAGTGACGATCAGTCCACCAAGCCGAGCGGCGGGGACCTGGGCTGGGTGGAGCGCGGCAACTGGGAGCCGGCACTGGCCAACGCGGCCTTCACGCTCGAGGCGGGCCAGGTGACGCAGCCGGTGGAGACGAAGTTCGGCGTGCACCTGGTGAAGGTGGACGAGAAGAAGCCGGCGCAGGACAAGTCGCTGGAGCAGGTGCAGGACGAGATCGCCACCACGCTCTACAAGAAGGACAAGGCCAAGGACACGGCGCGCGCCGAGGCCGAGAAGGCCCTGGCCGAGGTGAAGGGTGGCAAGACGATCTCCGAGCTGTTCAAGCCGGAGAAGGAGCAGCCGGCGCTGCTGCGCTTCGAGACGGAGACGCGTCCGGAGGCGGTGCAGACGGACACCTTCAACGCCGCCAGCGTCAACGTGCCCCACCTGGGCCCGGCGCCGGACATGATCACCGCGGTGTTCGCCACCAAGGGTCCGCAGGTGCTGGACCAGGCGTTCCCGGTGGGCGAGGGCTACGTCATCGCCCAGGTGACGGAGCGCCAGCTGGCGGATGACGCCAACTTCGCCCAGAAGAAGGAGGAGTTGCGCAAGCAGGCCGTGCAGGCCAAGCAGTACGAGGTGGCCGACTCCTTCCTCAAGTCGCTGCGCAAGAGCGGCGAGGTGAAGACCAACACCGAGGCGCTCGACCAGGTCACCGGCGGGTAG
- a CDS encoding DUF6766 family protein, translating to MRRFLRNNGLSVVMFGLFLLCWIGQSLTGWSHYNHDQEEHGQSTVTWSQYVTSGEFIEATFENWESEFFQMGCFVLFTVFLRQKGSGESKSFEPEEVDKDPRAERKPDSPGPVHRGGLALRLYSHSLTIALFGLFAFCFLMHALGGVAEYNEEARAHGQPTLGLLGFMASSSFWFQSFQNWQSEFLSVAVLVVLSIFLREKGSPESKPVHASHEETGR from the coding sequence ATGCGGCGATTCCTGCGGAACAATGGGCTGTCGGTGGTGATGTTCGGCTTGTTCCTGCTCTGCTGGATCGGGCAGAGCCTCACGGGCTGGAGTCACTACAACCACGATCAGGAAGAGCACGGCCAGTCCACCGTCACCTGGAGTCAGTACGTCACCTCGGGTGAGTTCATCGAGGCCACCTTCGAGAACTGGGAGAGCGAGTTCTTCCAGATGGGGTGCTTCGTCCTCTTCACCGTCTTCCTGCGGCAGAAGGGCTCGGGCGAGTCGAAGAGCTTCGAGCCAGAGGAGGTGGACAAGGATCCCCGCGCGGAGCGCAAGCCGGACTCACCCGGTCCGGTGCATCGCGGAGGGCTGGCGCTCCGGCTCTACAGCCACTCCCTCACGATCGCGCTCTTCGGCCTCTTCGCCTTCTGCTTCCTGATGCACGCGCTGGGCGGCGTGGCCGAGTACAACGAGGAGGCCCGGGCCCACGGCCAGCCCACGCTCGGGCTGCTCGGCTTCATGGCCTCCTCCTCGTTCTGGTTCCAGTCCTTCCAGAACTGGCAGAGCGAGTTCCTCTCCGTGGCCGTGCTCGTCGTGCTCTCCATCTTCCTGCGGGAGAAGGGCTCGCCGGAGTCGAAGCCGGTGCACGCCTCCCACGAGGAGACGGGCCGCTGA
- a CDS encoding pentapeptide repeat-containing protein — protein sequence MDWLGNVVFEEREIENERLELTDKEANYILGPNLTLKNCTLVLKVPARRLSLKQARFIDCTFEVKQELKNDQGWLAASLKGCRFKGRLSGCDFGHWPEYFDLPWYQFGAIEDCDFSEARLDGCRFMGCDPRTLRFPKWPCFTFLDPIGRAPELRRGKWPGLFGRVVVDELHNQPPSTVALTKYAPAVAKKLETTPEELRAVIEQFDCFVY from the coding sequence ATGGATTGGCTCGGGAACGTCGTCTTCGAGGAGCGGGAAATCGAAAACGAGCGGCTGGAACTGACGGACAAGGAGGCCAACTACATCCTGGGCCCCAACCTGACGCTGAAGAACTGTACCCTCGTGCTGAAGGTGCCCGCTCGGCGTCTGAGCCTCAAACAGGCCCGGTTCATCGACTGCACCTTCGAGGTGAAGCAGGAACTCAAGAATGATCAGGGCTGGCTCGCCGCCTCGCTGAAGGGCTGCCGGTTCAAGGGACGGCTGTCGGGGTGTGACTTCGGCCATTGGCCCGAATATTTCGACCTACCGTGGTATCAGTTCGGAGCCATCGAAGACTGCGACTTCTCCGAGGCCCGTCTGGACGGCTGCCGATTCATGGGGTGTGACCCCCGGACCCTCCGCTTTCCCAAGTGGCCCTGCTTCACCTTCCTGGACCCCATCGGCCGGGCTCCGGAGCTCCGTCGCGGCAAGTGGCCCGGTCTGTTTGGCCGTGTCGTCGTGGACGAGCTCCACAACCAGCCGCCGTCCACAGTGGCGCTGACGAAGTACGCTCCCGCCGTCGCGAAGAAGCTCGAAACCACCCCGGAAGAACTCAGGGCCGTCATCGAGCAGTTCGACTGTTTCGTCTACTGA
- the mrdA gene encoding penicillin-binding protein 2, with protein MTPPTLSETTPGRDLKRRFVWVGLAMIAGMVALAVQLYRLQITQGEEYAAKSVANFVKEVRLRADRGLIKDRRGTILVDSRPSFDAFITPAFCTNCAVEVLPRLGELLGWDEPTRKKMEDQLKAARRTAPFHPLPVRIDLTRDEYDRINARRDMLDGVEVVPVPHRNYRTSSVLSHVLGYMNEITTEELEKLNSEGSHYALGDYIGRRGLERYFESTLRGTDGVRKEVVNARGKIIEEFSDKLGKDAVVPSRPGNNLVLSIDMRLQEEAERAFPGAAGSVVAVDVKTGLIRAVVSRPGFDPNLLTGRITPAQMASLAKDPLQPMINRISADHFSPGSTFKVITALAAYKSGLFRPETVVTCPGGYRLGARLWRCHKDSGHGPVNGKTALQYSCDTWFYKVADTIGLDPISEMGKALGLGSPTGIGVLAEVPGIMPSSEYHNKASPGGYTKGMALNSAIGQGDDNVTPLQMAMVYAAIANGGTLYKPQLVERVEGLDGEVIQQFDPQVVNKIEIPEAHRKAVVEGLFATAMVPGGTAYRAMVQSGLKDISVAGKTGTAQVATLGAVRLKTHQMDFFQRDHAWFAGFAPADNPEIAVVVINEHGGHGGADAAPTAMAVIKKYFDLKKEDAANPPPRQNTPYVSTLPDAPSVQDVLTRAVAGGDDAVAD; from the coding sequence TTGACGCCTCCGACGCTGTCCGAGACGACTCCAGGGCGCGATCTCAAGCGCCGCTTCGTGTGGGTGGGACTGGCCATGATCGCTGGCATGGTGGCGCTCGCGGTCCAGCTCTACCGCCTGCAGATCACCCAGGGCGAGGAGTACGCCGCCAAGAGCGTGGCGAACTTCGTCAAGGAGGTGCGCCTGCGCGCGGACCGCGGTCTCATCAAGGACCGGCGCGGCACCATCCTGGTGGACAGCCGTCCCTCCTTCGACGCCTTCATCACCCCGGCCTTCTGCACCAACTGCGCCGTGGAGGTGCTGCCGCGCCTGGGCGAGCTGCTCGGCTGGGACGAGCCCACGCGCAAGAAGATGGAGGATCAGCTCAAGGCGGCGCGCCGCACGGCTCCCTTCCATCCGTTGCCGGTGCGCATCGACCTGACGCGCGACGAGTACGACCGCATCAACGCCCGGCGCGACATGCTGGACGGCGTGGAAGTGGTGCCCGTGCCGCACCGCAACTACCGCACCTCGAGCGTGCTCTCGCACGTGCTCGGGTACATGAACGAGATCACCACGGAGGAGCTCGAGAAGCTCAACTCCGAGGGCAGCCACTACGCGCTGGGTGACTACATCGGCCGGCGCGGCCTGGAGCGCTACTTCGAGTCCACGCTGCGGGGCACGGACGGCGTGCGCAAGGAAGTCGTCAACGCGCGCGGCAAGATCATCGAGGAGTTCAGCGACAAGCTGGGCAAGGACGCGGTGGTGCCGTCGCGGCCGGGCAACAACCTGGTGCTGTCCATCGACATGCGTCTGCAGGAGGAGGCCGAGCGGGCCTTCCCGGGTGCCGCGGGCTCGGTGGTGGCGGTGGACGTGAAGACGGGCCTCATCCGCGCGGTGGTGTCGCGCCCGGGGTTCGATCCCAACCTGCTCACCGGCCGCATCACCCCGGCGCAGATGGCCTCGCTGGCGAAGGATCCGCTCCAGCCGATGATCAACCGCATCTCCGCGGACCACTTCAGCCCGGGCTCCACCTTCAAGGTGATCACCGCGCTGGCGGCCTACAAGTCGGGCCTCTTCCGGCCGGAGACGGTGGTGACGTGCCCGGGCGGCTACCGGCTGGGTGCGCGCCTGTGGCGCTGCCACAAGGACAGCGGCCATGGGCCGGTGAACGGCAAGACGGCGCTGCAGTACTCGTGTGACACCTGGTTCTACAAGGTGGCGGATACGATCGGCTTGGACCCCATCTCCGAGATGGGCAAGGCGCTGGGCCTGGGGTCTCCCACGGGCATCGGTGTGCTCGCCGAGGTGCCGGGCATCATGCCCAGCAGCGAGTACCACAACAAGGCGTCCCCGGGTGGCTACACCAAGGGCATGGCGCTCAACAGCGCCATCGGCCAGGGCGACGACAACGTGACGCCGCTGCAGATGGCCATGGTGTACGCGGCCATCGCCAATGGCGGCACGCTGTACAAGCCGCAGCTCGTCGAGCGCGTCGAGGGCCTGGATGGCGAGGTCATCCAGCAGTTCGATCCGCAGGTGGTGAACAAGATCGAGATTCCGGAGGCGCACCGCAAGGCGGTGGTGGAGGGGCTGTTCGCCACGGCGATGGTGCCGGGCGGTACCGCCTACAGGGCGATGGTGCAGTCGGGGCTGAAGGACATCTCGGTGGCGGGCAAGACGGGGACCGCGCAGGTGGCCACGCTGGGCGCGGTGCGCCTCAAGACGCACCAGATGGACTTCTTCCAGCGCGACCACGCGTGGTTCGCCGGGTTCGCGCCCGCCGACAATCCGGAGATCGCCGTGGTCGTCATCAACGAGCACGGTGGCCACGGTGGCGCGGACGCCGCGCCCACCGCGATGGCGGTCATCAAGAAGTACTTCGATCTGAAGAAGGAGGACGCGGCCAACCCGCCTCCTCGGCAGAACACGCCCTACGTGTCGACGTTGCCGGACGCGCCGAGCGTGCAGGACGTGCTCACCCGCGCGGTGGCTGGAGGCGATGATGCAGTTGCGGATTGA
- the rodA gene encoding rod shape-determining protein RodA, with translation MQLRIERRMVPHIPWGLLLSVLAVSGLGIYNLASASRAQASPVWTSQAIYLGVSLAIGMVVCLVDYRVLHRMAVPIYIANILALIALRFIGHKAKGAESWFVLGPIRIQPAEFMKIGVLLMLAKVYHDDFKPGDGSYGLKRLVKPVAVVMVPFVLVLVQPDLGTALMIFLSSLTVILFGKVRWYLVAVMVAGILAGAIIIWNDYVRDLPEPRTTIVRHHLKPHQSKRISGWLDPESDLRGSGYHAAQSKIAVGSGGMSGKGWREGTQTGLSFLPEQHTDFIFSVWAEEQGFVLCVLLLVLYGLIFTFGLGVGFNARDRFGAFTAVGVVAMLFWQVFENIGMVIGLLPVTGITLPLLSYGGSSLVSVMLSIGLLVNISMRRHMF, from the coding sequence ATGCAGTTGCGGATTGAGCGGCGGATGGTGCCCCACATTCCGTGGGGACTGCTGCTGAGCGTGCTCGCGGTGTCGGGCCTGGGCATCTACAACCTGGCCTCCGCCTCGCGCGCGCAGGCCTCGCCGGTGTGGACCAGTCAGGCCATCTACCTGGGCGTCAGCCTGGCCATCGGCATGGTGGTGTGCCTGGTGGACTACCGCGTCCTGCACCGGATGGCGGTGCCCATCTACATCGCCAACATCCTGGCGCTCATCGCGCTGCGCTTCATCGGCCACAAGGCCAAGGGCGCCGAGAGCTGGTTCGTCCTGGGTCCCATCCGCATCCAGCCCGCCGAGTTCATGAAGATCGGCGTGCTGCTGATGCTGGCCAAGGTGTACCACGACGACTTCAAGCCCGGAGACGGCTCCTATGGCCTCAAGCGGCTGGTGAAGCCGGTGGCCGTGGTGATGGTGCCCTTCGTGCTGGTGCTGGTGCAGCCGGACCTGGGCACCGCGCTGATGATCTTCCTGTCCTCGCTGACGGTCATCCTGTTCGGCAAGGTGCGCTGGTACCTGGTGGCGGTGATGGTGGCGGGCATCCTCGCCGGCGCCATCATCATCTGGAACGACTACGTCCGGGATCTGCCCGAGCCGCGCACCACCATCGTCCGGCACCATCTTAAGCCGCACCAGAGCAAGCGCATCTCCGGGTGGTTGGATCCGGAGTCGGACCTGCGGGGCAGCGGCTACCACGCGGCGCAGTCGAAGATCGCCGTGGGCTCCGGAGGCATGTCCGGCAAGGGCTGGCGCGAGGGGACGCAGACGGGCCTGTCCTTCCTCCCCGAGCAGCACACGGACTTCATCTTCTCCGTGTGGGCCGAGGAGCAGGGCTTCGTCCTGTGCGTGCTCCTGCTGGTGCTCTACGGGCTCATCTTCACCTTCGGATTGGGGGTGGGCTTCAATGCCCGGGACAGATTCGGCGCCTTCACCGCGGTGGGGGTGGTGGCCATGCTCTTCTGGCAGGTGTTCGAGAACATCGGCATGGTCATCGGCCTGCTGCCGGTGACGGGCATCACCCTGCCGCTGCTGAGTTACGGCGGCTCCTCGCTGGTGAGCGTGATGCTCAGCATCGGACTGCTGGTGAACATCAGCATGCGCCGCCACATGTTCTGA
- the mreC gene encoding rod shape-determining protein MreC yields MLSLLKRYRTLLIVGVLLLYPFGAFLTTGRRGRDPNFVDRAVIGVSAPLQRGLIGLIDGVKAVVYGYIDLREVRHANEELRAENLQLRATVQALGETRAENERLRGLLGYAEAAPGPEIPARVIGVNPVAKLLSVRINRGEKDGVFRGMSVVTPDGIIGQVVRATGGWADVALVTDLQSRVGVRVQRSRARGTAAGAGKGPLRLENMLRTEDVQEGDQIITSGTDGVYPPGLVVGKVTRLEKTEHGMFLGGDVEPAVDTTRLEEVLVMGSPFGALVQGPAGGSGGER; encoded by the coding sequence GTGCTGTCGCTCCTCAAGCGCTACCGAACGCTTCTCATCGTGGGTGTGCTGCTGCTGTACCCGTTCGGGGCTTTCCTGACGACGGGCCGGCGCGGACGCGACCCCAATTTCGTGGACCGGGCGGTCATTGGTGTCTCCGCCCCCCTGCAGCGCGGACTGATTGGCCTCATCGATGGGGTCAAGGCCGTGGTGTACGGCTACATCGACCTGCGCGAGGTGCGCCATGCCAACGAGGAGTTGCGCGCGGAGAACCTGCAGTTGCGGGCCACCGTGCAGGCCCTGGGCGAGACGCGGGCGGAGAACGAGCGGCTGAGAGGCCTGCTCGGCTACGCGGAGGCGGCGCCGGGGCCGGAGATTCCGGCGCGGGTCATCGGCGTCAATCCGGTGGCCAAGCTGCTGTCGGTGCGCATCAACCGGGGTGAGAAGGACGGTGTGTTCCGCGGCATGTCCGTGGTGACGCCGGACGGCATCATCGGCCAGGTGGTGCGAGCCACGGGCGGGTGGGCGGATGTGGCGCTGGTGACGGACCTGCAGAGCCGGGTGGGTGTGCGGGTGCAGCGCTCGCGGGCGCGGGGCACGGCGGCCGGAGCGGGCAAGGGTCCGCTGCGGCTGGAGAACATGTTGCGCACCGAGGACGTCCAGGAGGGTGATCAGATCATCACCTCCGGCACGGACGGGGTGTACCCGCCGGGGCTGGTGGTGGGGAAGGTGACGCGCCTGGAGAAGACGGAGCACGGCATGTTCCTGGGTGGGGATGTGGAGCCCGCGGTGGACACCACGCGGTTGGAAGAGGTGCTCGTGATGGGCAGCCCGTTCGGGGCCCTGGTGCAGGGTCCCGCCGGTGGTTCCGGAGGTGAGCGTTAA